The following is a genomic window from Saprospiraceae bacterium.
AAGTTGTCTTTCAGCAAGCTTTTTAATGGTATTTTGTCTTTCCTCAGCCATTTTATTGATATCAAAAAGGATGGCAATATTTCTTTTCTGCTCTGACTCAGACATGGCCTGATTTACCCAAGGTGTTTCCTCCAATAAAGCATTTTTTAATTCCTGATTTTTTGAAAGATTGCTTATCAATGCATCTTTATCTTTCATCTGCCACTGATCCATGATTGATTTAATTCTTGGATGTGCGTTGGCAATCCCGGAAGACAATGCATTGGCATAATATCTGTCTATGAGGGCCTGAGTGCCGGAATGGTTGTTACTGGATAAATAAGGAAGTGCCTGAATGGCATACCAAACGGGATTGGAAGTATATTCAAATGTATATCTGAAATCTTTTTTGGTTGAACTGTTATTGTTTTTAAAAGCATTGAAGCTAAATACTCTTGTTTCTTTGCCTTTGACCCAGATGGGCATAGATTCTGTGACGAGCACATTGTTTGTGATCACAGGCAACGTATTTTCTTCACCATCACTGTGACCGTCAGCTTCTGCAGTGATCCTGTATGTGATGGCCTGATATTGATTTTCAGGTATGATAAGATCCCATGACAAGCCACTTGATAGCCCCTTGGTTATTGTGAATTTTTGATCTGGAGGGGTTTTTACAAGTTCTGAAGTGATATCTTTCATGCTGATAGCATCAAGAATACGAAGGGTGGCTTTTCCGCTCAAAGTACCTTCCGTCATATTAGTAACTTTGGCAGAAAATGATATCTTGTCTCCGTCTCTCATAAATCTTGGTGCGTTAGGGAAGACCATAAGATTTTTTTGAGTACGCACGAATCTTTCATCGTATCCGAATTTGAAATCTTTGGTGTGCGCAAATGTCATCAACTTCCACTTAGTAAGTGCTTCATTTATGGTGAAAGCGAGGATAATGTTTCCTTCTGCATCAGTCTTTAATTCTGGAAAGAAAAAAACTGTCTCTTTCAGATTTTGTCTTAGCAAGATGGTCTCTGCAGGATATTTGTCTGGTGATGATGTTTGGTCTGGATTACCAGTCTTGGCGGCATTCTCCTGGTCTGCAGGTGCCGGAGCGGAGTCAGCTGCTTGTTCCAACATCATATCTGCACTTTCGGGTACTCCTGCAGTACGCATTGCCTTGGACATCAATATGTCTCCTCTGCCACCATAAGCATCCATCAAAGGCAACAATTCGGGGTACTTCCAATCTGTGATTTGAGCTGTACCTGATGGATTGTAACTGTAGTACCGTCCATTGACCATGTGAAATCCGGGTACTTCCATATGTACAGCCGCGTAGGATTGGGGATAATAGGTAGTACGCCATGTATGAGAAATGAACTGGTCCAATGAAGCATCATACATACCGGCGACAAGTTCGGCTGCAACTTTATCTTTGTTTTTACCGGAAATTTTGATTCGATATTCTTCCTTACTACCCGGCAATGTTTTATCTCTGAATGTTTCGTATGTGATATCCAACTGCTTGTTGGTCCATGGTACATTTATGAAATAAGACTGAGTAAACGTCCGATTGCTCATAATATACACCAATTTTACATTAACGCCGCCTCGGTACGCTTCCATGACGGGTAGAGTTATTTCAGACTTTTCATCCACTTTCAGAGTGTTTTCAGCAATCAACCTGCTATCTTTTTCTATAATGTAGTGAATAAAAACCGGTTTTTCAGAAGCTCCCGCGCTGATCGATATTTTTTGACCTGGTTCTGCAGTGGTTTGATTGAGTTTGTAGAATACATAATCGGAGGTAGGGAAGATTCCCTTTTCAAAATTTGTTACTACAATGTATTGTTCAGAAGCTACTTTTTGTTGATTTTTGTCCTGACTTTCCATTTCAATCTTATATACCCCGGGAGATAAAACTTTACTCAAGTCTAAGGAATCCTGAGTGCTAAAACCAGAAGAAAGCACTTGTTTGGCTACAGGCCAGGTTGAAAAATCTGCTTCAGGACTTGATGGGAATTGAGGGAAAAGTTTTTCAGCAACGTTACGAGAAAGAGGGAAATCTACTTTTCCTTCCCAGTATTTATTTATCTTGACTGTTTTAGGAGCTTGCAGGAGGGATACTTTGATAGTGCCTTTGACATTAATGGATTGGTCATTGTGATTGATTGCTTTGACTTTATATGGTTTTAGTTCATCGATATCAATGTTTTTTCCGGCATTGATTGATAATGAAAAAGCGGTGTATCCTGCCGACACCATAGATTGTATAGTTCTCGTTTCTCCTCGTTGGTCTGTCACATCCACATCGATCCGGTAGCTAAATACAGGGTTTGTTTTTCTGTCTACTTTTTTGTCAGGTATGGCTTCAAATTCAAAAATAAAACTGCCATCATCTTTACTCTGGGTTTCGCCTTGAGATACAATAAAATCTTCGGAGGGATAGGGTAGTCTCCACCACCAACCCCAACTTGGATACCTTACAGATTTGACTACTTTATATTTCACTAATCCTCCGTCTACATTACTTCCTGCCAGGGTTTGGGCTTTTCCTGTTACTTTGATTTTATCCATTAGATTGTATTCTCCAGTGAGTGGATCTATAGTGACTTCAAAAGTAGGTCTTTTATATTCTTCCACATTGACTGCTTTTTGACCATGAATACCATCGGGAGTTTGTATAGTTATAGAGTACATACCGTTGAGCCTGCCGGCAGGAATGGTAAAGCTGCCGTTCAGAGAGCCAAACTCATTGGATGTCAATCGCTGTTTTGATATTTCCTGATAGTTCGCATCCCGAAATATGACTTCGATGGCTGTGTTTGGAATGATGTTCGGAACCTGATTTTTATCATTTTTAAGCAGGATAGCTTTGAAATAAATAATCTGCCCAGGTCTGTAAATGGATCTGTCAGTGAAAAATTCAGCAAATTTATTTTCATTGTTGTCCTGTCTCATATAGTTATAATGATACTGATTGAGATCCAGGATGTCGGATTTATGCGATAAGACAAATTTTATATTTTGATCATTTTGTTCATTGATGTTTACTCTGCCGTCTTTGTTGGAAATATATTCATTGGACCTGATAAACTCAAATCGACGGTTGCCGGGGTTGTAATTTTGAGTAAGGATAGACACTTTCACACCTTTAATTGGAGCTCCGTCTGTTCTGTCAGTGACTATTAATACTCTTTTATTGTCTACCCGATATGTCGTATATGCTAAATCAGATACCTGATATATGATGTATTGAAATGATTGGTTTCCTTTATCCTGATTGTCATATACCACTAAGGCATAGGTTCCATACTTTTGTGGCTCGATGTAAAGTTCAGTTTTTTCTTTGATCAACTCAGGATTCAATTTGAAAGTATGATTTGCAGCACTTAGTTTTTTTGCTTTGAGCAGAAATTCTTTAATTTGCTGTTGATCTTTGTTATTGAATTTTTCATCAAAATCACTTCCAAGTTTTACTGTTTCTATCCTGACATTCTTGATGTTTTTATGTTCAATGGCATACAGGATAGGCTTTTTCGATGGATATATATTTTCTCCGTATAACTGTAGATAAGGAGATTTGATTTCGGCAATGATATTTTGACATTTTGCTGCGCCCTTTGATGCAGGAAATTTTTTAATGGCGTTTTCACAGAGTTTCAGGATATCGGTATTTTTGACATTAAACTCTTTTTCCAAAATCAAAAAATTGGCTAATACGGATACCACATCAGGGTACATTTCATCATCTTTTATCGCTTCGGCAAGATTTTCAAGCGATTTTTTATAAAGTGCTTTTTTATTTTCCAGGGTTGAATTTCTGTAAACATACTCAAGGCGACTTAAATCATAATCTGTAAGTGCCGATTTATTATTGTTCTGAATTTGAGTTTTCAGTATATCCTGAGATAGACTTAAAACTTTAAACATTCTGGAATACTTGTCGTTGCTTTCTATTGATTTTTTTGAAAACACTTCATTATCAGCAAAATACCACTCCTGATCTATCTGAAAGCTTTCACTGTTTTCACTGACGTAATTATCATATGAATTGAAAAATGCAAATGCTCTGTCTGCAAGCAATTCATACAGCGTTGGTCTGAATTTTACGGCGTCTCTGTCAAATTTATTCAGAACAGCCTTAAATTGATCTACAGGTATATTGATGGCTTTTTTATTTTCAATCGAAAAGAGATACCATTTTTCGATCGTGGTTAAAAATTGCTGAGTAGTCCATGTGCGAAAATCGGTGGCTTTATCTCCCACTATATCAGATCTTTGTGAGATTTCCCATCTGTAATTGTCAAAATACCTTTGGTACAACTCAGCTAAGTATGAAGCAGCAATATATTTTACCGGCCTGTCTATGGTTTTGATGATTTCTTCCAGTCGATCGATGGACTTTTCTATGCCTTTTTCATCCGTCTGTATAGAAAGACGGGCAATATAGATGATACTTTTGGCAAACTGGGGATCATTCTTTTCCTCAGTAGCTACTTTTAATATTTCCTCCACTTTGGTCAGTGCAGATTTAGGAAGCCCATCATTGATAGACTTTTCAACTTCCTTCCATGCTCTATCGTAATCATAGTCTTTGAGATTTGGTTGGTTGGATTGAAGTGCCATAAGTATTGTAAAAATTAAGGATATGGTTTTCATTGATCAGATATAGTTAATGATGAAGATAAAACGTTTTTTTTTGGCAATTGATGTGTTGCAGGATAAGATATTTCAGAACTTATACATAAAAGATGATTTGTTTGATATTTTAGTATGGATTCTCATAGTTAAATTATTCATAAATAGTGAAAGCAATTTTTTGGTAATGAAATGACATCAATTAATCAGTTTATTATCAATACATTACAAATATTGTACAAAATGAAGTTCTCTAAAGTTGTTAAAGCCTGAAGATATTTACTACATTTGCACTTCATTCGGGACGTAGCGCAGCCTGGTAGCGCACTAGCATGGGGTGCTAGGGGTCGCTGGTTCGAATCCAGTCGTCCCGACTCTATTAATTCTGTACAATTTTCCTACACCACATTGACAATTGCTGACAAAATACTTCATTTTCTTGCAAGAGTGGAATATGACGGTGCATTACCGGATGGGATTCGCATCATGAATCCTTATAGAGAGAATGAAGATATTCGGAATATTTGCTTGTCGTTTTACATGAAATTTTATAATGATAATCAGCCTCGCGCACTGATTTTGGGTATCAATCCCGGAAGGTTGGGAGCAGGAGCGACTGGCATTCCTTTTACCGATACCAAACGGCTCTTTGATGGATGTGGTATCCATCATGATAAATTTTCAACACATGAACCTTCTTCGGTTTTTATCTATGAAATGATCAAAGCCTATGGAGGTGCTGAAAAATTTTATCGGCGATTTTACATTAATTCTGTCTGTCCATTAGGATTTGTTAAAGTAAATGCCGGAAAACCAATAAATTACAACTACTATGATTCGAAAGAACTTGAATCAGCCGTGAGGGATTTTATTATCAATAATATAAGAACTCAAATTTCCATTGCGGAGAAATCTGATATTTGCTATTGTCTCGGAACAGGCAAAAATTACCATTATTTAAACAAGCTGAACAGTCAGTTCCATTTTTTCAAAGAAATAATACCGCTTGAACATCCTAGATACATCATGCAATATCGGAGCAAACATAAGGATAATTATATTGATGATTACATCAGGAAGTTTCAGGTGTAAACCGATATCCAATCCCTCTTACCGAATGAAAATATACAGGGCATTTAGGGTCGGGTTCAAAATACTTGCGAAAGGACAAGATAAAATTATCAATTGTTCTAGTAGAAGGGAAAACATCATAACCCCAAACAGTCTGTAGGATCTGCTGTCTGGATACTACTTCATTTTTTCTTTCAATGAGTAATTTTAAAAGTAGGGCTTCCTTTTTTGTCATTGTCACAGTATGATTGATCCCTGATGCCTGATAGGTTATAAAATCTATTTTATTGCCATGCCAACTATACGATCGGGCTTCCTTTGCATTTTCGCTCGATTTCCTTTTGATGATTTTGTCTACCCTCAGCAATAACTCTTCAAGATTAAATGGTTTAGTCAGGTAATCATCAGCACCGAGTTTCAATCCTGTAATTCTGTCCGTAGATGTATCTTTAGCTGAAACGATAACAATGCCGACTTCAGGATTTCTCAACCTGACTTGTTCGCAAATCTGGAAACCATTGACTTCAGGCAGCATGACATCTAATATAAGAAGTTCAAAGTGTTGATTTTCAATTATTTCAAGTGCTTTTCTTCCATTATCGGTCGCAATGACTTCATAACCTTCTATCTCCAGATTGACCTTGATCACTTTTCTGATGTGCTCTTCGTCTTCGACTAATAATATTCTCATGGGTTTTGATTTATTGGAAGTAGGATAGAGATGGACGTCCCATGTGGTACATTATCTTTTATGACGATGCTTCCTTTATGTCCATCCACTATTTTTTTTACGATATATAAACCCAGTCCGGTACCATTTGTTTTTCTGGTATCTTCATTTCCTATTCTGTAAAACTGTTGCAAAACTTTAGTTTTTTCGTTTTCAGGAATACCCGATCCCTGATCTGAAAAAATAATTTCAACCTGTGTTTTATAATTTTTTATGTCAATCTGAATAATGGCGGGTGATTCAGAATACTTTATACTATTTTGTATGATATTGGAGAAAACGGAAATGATAGATTCTGCATCACATTCGATTTCTTGAATTTCTTCCTTTTGGTTTAAATCAATCCGGACTTCAGGAAATGTAATTGAAATGGTTTGTTTTATTTTTTCAAGAAGCCCTGAAGGTGATACTTTTTCGAAATTGAAATTATAATTATTGTCTAATTGTGTAGCCATCAACAAATTAGATACTAATGTTTCAAGTCTTTTGTTCTCAATATTGATACTTTCCAGCATGTGGGCCTGCGCATCCGGATTTAACTTTCTTCTGATCAGCGTTTCAGAAATGAGTCCTATGGATGTGATGGGTGTTTTCAGTTCATGGGTGATAGAAAGTAGAAAGTTTTTTTGCTTTTTATTGTTTTCAATCTCTTTATTATAAGCCTTCTGAATCAACCACATCCCGATGATCAATGAGATACCAAAAACTAGTCCTTCTCCGAAAATCATGTGTTTTTTTGTCTGATACTCATCCTTTATCCTGTTATAAGTGACCTTATCCTGATCAGAAAGTCCCGCTATATCTAGTATTTGAATATTTTGAACTTCCAAATTTCTATTGAAAAGCAATTCATTGTTTTTTGATAGGAGTACTGTCCACCATATCAAGGCTAAAAGCATGTAAATCATCACACCATATGATAAATATTTCATTATGATCTATTTAGAGAGCATTCCATTTTTTCCGAAATTAATATAGAAGCATAAACAAATGGACATAGAAAAGGATTATAATTGACTTTGTTTCTTTATACTTGAATATTTGTAAACAAAAATTGTAATAATTTTCGCAAACCTATCTACTTTTTGTTAACATTCTTGGATTTGGCACAATTATTTCTATATCTTAATGTTAGTTTAGCACTATTGCATGCAAAATAGAGTTTATTCAAGATATATTTACCAGATGCTCATGGAACATGGCAGTGTAGCTGTGCGGGAGATTGGTACGTTTTATCTCAGGAAAATTTCAGCTAAATTCAATGAAAACCGACAAGTTTTATATGCACCTTCTACAGGTGTCTATTTTTCACCCAATGTAGACAAAGATGTTGAATTTGCATCATTGTTAATAGAAAGTGGTTTGAATAAAGAAGAAGCTGCGTTACTTGAAAAACTAATTTCTGATGACTATAAAATCGCTGTTCAAAAAAATGAAGCTTTCGAACTTGATCAATTGGGTACTATTTCCAATCAAACATTTACTGAAAGGGATGATCAGGCCTTCAATAGATATGTAGGATTGAAAGACATGAATGTCAATGTATTCTCCGGACAAAAAATCACTCATGACGAGAATTTCGAATATTATTTGCAGCAAAAAATCTCTGATAAAAAGGATAATTGGCAACACTTTATCGGACCTGTGATCATAGCCCTTCTTACGGCATTGTGTATCTTATTATGGTTCTTATCTGATTCCAAACCACAGAAGACCGAGTCTGTCAGCAATATTACAATTGATTCTCCAAAATTATCAGTAACTGACTCTATTTACCAGGAAATAGACAATGTATTGATGGAAAATGAGCTGAAATCTGAAAAGTCTGAGCCATCAGAATATAAAGAACCAAAAAGCTTAGTTACACCGCATCCAAGTAACAAAAAGGTCGAATCATCTGATGCAAAGGAGTGTATCGTTATAGTAGGTGCATTTATTGAAAAGAACAATGCCAAAAGGATGGTCAAGAGGATAAGATCAAAAGGTTACACACCTTATCAGTCAGAACATGATGGCAAGATAAGGGTAGGCGTAAAATACAACTGTGCTACCCATCAGCCTGATGATTATAAAGAAAAAATTAAAAAGATATTCAATCCGGAAGCCTGGCATCTGCATGATACCATATAGATATTTTTACTAACCATCTTGAAAAAGACCACTCAAGTAGCCTTCATATACCTCCACAATTTTATCTTTGCGTCTAAATAATTCACACCGAATGCAAGATAATGTGCTTTTAATTGAAAAGAAAGATCAGTTTTATATTTTGACGATCAACAGACCCGATGCTCTCAATGCATTAAACAAGGATGTGTTTGATGCATTGGACACATTTTTTACAAGATATAATAAAGACTATACCATCAAAGGAATAGTGATTACAGGTTCAGGTAGTAAAGCTTTTGTGGCCGGAGCAGATATCAAAGAGTTTGCGTCTTTAGATCAGACTCAGGGAAGAATGTTGTCAAAAAAAGGACAGGATATTTTATTTAAAATTGAAAGATTCCATGTCCCTGTGATCGCAGCTGTCAATGGTTTTGCCTTGGGAGGTGGTTGCGAACTTGCGATGGCATGTCACATCAGGGTTGCCGGAAATCATGCAAAATTTGGACAACCGGAGGTTAATTTGGGTTTGGTACCTGGCTATGGCGGTTCACAGCGACTCATTCAGTTGATAGGCAAAGGTAAAGCGCTCGAGTTGTTACTTACTGCTGATATGGTAGATGCTGTGACTGCTCACCATTTAAGCCTTGTAAATCATATTGTTGAGTCAGGACAAGAAGTACATAAATCTCTTGAAATTCTAAGTAAAATATCCACAAAAGGTCCACTTGCAGTCACTCAGTGTATCAGCTTAGTCAATGCATATTATGACAAGGGTGTCGATGGCTTCGAACAGGAATATAATGATTTTGGGTCAACCCTTAGTTCAGACGATGCTAAAGAAGGCGCAAGGGCTTTTGTTGAAAAACGGAAACCAGAATTTAAGGCTCAATAAATATAACTATTTATGTTTGAATTTCACAGTGATAAGAGTCGATATTTCGAAATGCAACGGGTTGTTACCCATGACGACATCATTCCTTTTATCGAGCGGAACACAGGAGCTTGCAGCGGTAAAAGGGTTTTGGAGATAGGTTGTGCAGAAGCAGGAGTATTGAAGGCCTTTATAGATAAAGGAAATATTGGAACCGGAGTGGAATTAGCATCTTACCGATATGAAAGTGCAAAATTATTTTTGAAAAATGAACTTGAAGATGGAAGATTTTTTATCATCAATAAGAATATTTATGATATAAATGACCCTGCAGCAGAATTTGGAAGTCTGTTTGACATCATTGTCCTCAAGGATGTTATCGAACATATACCAGATCAACCTAAATTTATAAACCGGCTAAAACTATTTCTAAAGCCACAGGGAGTCATTTTTTTTGCCTATCCGCCATGGTGGATGCCTTTCGGTGGTCATCAGCAATTGTGTGTCACAAAATTACTGGAAAAACTACCTTGGTTTCATTTGTTCCCTAGTTTTTTTTATAAGTTTATACTCAAGTCTTTTGGAGAATCAGAAGCGACTATCAATGAACTTTTAAGTATCAAGTCTACCGGAATCATCATTGAAACACTTCATAGTATATTAAAAAATGAAAAGTTTGAAGTTATTGATGAACAATTTTGGTTTATAAATCCTATCTACCGGATGAAATTTGGCTTAAAAAGCAGATTAGTGCCGTCTTTGTTGGCTTACATTCCTTATCTGCGCAATTTTTATACAACCACACATTACATCCTTTTTAAGATGAAGTAAATCTTATTCCGACGAGAATTTATTTTTCTAAATAAGATGATACACATGTCTTTATTATAAATTAATTCTATCGCCTTTATACTCAAAATGAATACAATTGTAGATGAATTTTTTGCAAACCAATTTATTTTGAGTATATAAATCCAGGCATATTTTTGAGAAGGATCGTCCAAAAGACAAAATTCCACTCTATCCCATGACACCTTTGATTACCTGAGTCACTTTTGTACTCTCCGTTAGAAAACCGTCATGACCCAGATCTGAGTGAATTACATCAAGTCTTGCATTTGGGATAAATCTATACAGGAATTGTTGCTCTTCAAGAGGAAACAGGATATCAGTTTCGATGCCAAGTATTGTGGTTTTGGCTTTTATGGATGATAAGGCTGATTCGATGCCACCTCTGTTTCTTCCTATATTGTGACTGTCCATTGCTTTTGAAAGCGTCCAGTAAGAAAAAGCATCGAATCTGTTGACCAATTTCTGGCCCTGATATCTTTGATAGGAGTTTACCCTGAAACCATCTAACTTATCTTCGTCATCAACCTGAGTTTTGTTATAGCCTTGGGATGACCTGTAACTTAATAAGGCAATTGATCTTGCTGCCAGGAGACCTTTTAATCCCGCATCCGGTCTGTCTTCAAGCCAAGTCTGATCGGCTTCGATGGCCAGTCTTTGACTTTCATTGAATGCTATACCCCAGGGCGAATGTTTTGCGTTAGTAGCTATTAAAAGACAATATTCAAAAGCATTTGGTGACATCACAGTCCACTCTAATGCTTGTTGGCCGCCCATAGAGGCACCCGTGAGTAGTCTTATTTTTTCAATACCAAGGTGCAGCCTCAACAATTCATGGCATTTTGCTATATCTCTGATAGTCACCATAGGAAAACTATGAAAATATGGGTTTCCTGTGGCAGGATTTTCAGATAATGCATTGGTAGAGCCGTAAGGTGAGCCCAGACAATTGGCACAAATGATAAAGTGTCTTTCAGGGTCGATGACACAACCTTTCCCTACCACTCCCGGCCACCACTCCATTGGATTGCTATTGGCTGTAAGAGCATGTACTACCCACACTACATTATCCCTTTGCTCATTGATACTGCCAAAGGTATGGTATGCCAATGTAATTTCGGGGAGGATCTCACCTGACTCCAGCAAGAATTTGTTTTTATAATGAAAATAATTGATAGGATTACTTTCTAATGCCGCATCTTGACTTTCACTTTCAGACTTATGGTTTCCTTTAGTTTCCACATAAAGAGATTTTAATTTTTATACGAAAGTTTAAAATTTGGTAATACTTCGATTATTGATTTTAGTTGATTAAATGGTCAATAGAACCTAAAATTTTAATATCTATATCGCATAAGCCAGACAGGTTTGAAATTTTCCTGTCTGGCTCTTGTTTACTATAATATCAATTGGCCAAAACATTTTCTTTGGCTTTTCTTGTTTCCTGATTTGTTTTGACTGCCTTAAATGCATCGATAAAGTCGTTTTTAATATCATCAATGTGTTCAATTCCTACTGATACTCGCAATAAATTTGGTTGAACGCCGGCGGACAATTGCTCTATATCCGACAATTGCTGATGCGTAGTTGCTGATGGCTGTATGATGAGGGTTTTAGCATCACCTACATTGGCAAGGTGGCTCACAAGGGTGAGACTATTGATAAACTCCTCGGCATCTGCTTTGTCACCTTTTAAATTGAAGCTCAGCACTCCGCCAAATCCATTTTTCAGATATTTTTTTGCGAGTTTGTGGTATTTGCTGTCTTCAAGTCCTGGATAATTCACATTTTCGACTTGTGGGTGGATAGATAGCCAATGTGCCAACTCAAACGCATTGTCTAAGGTTCGTTGAACTCTCAAAGACAGCGTTTCAAGTCCTTGGATCAGTTGAAATGAATTAAATGGACTCAACGCAGGCCCAAAATCTCTTAAGCCTTCCACTCTTACTCTGATGGCAAAAGCAATATTGGGAAGTCCAAGCGGGTTGTTGATTCCGAAAATATCAGAGAAAACCAATCCATGATATCCTTCAGATGGTTCAGAAAACTGCGGGAATTTTCCATTGCCCCAGTTGTAATTTCCTCCATCAACTATGATTCCACCTATGCTTGTACCATGACCTCCGATCCATTTTGTCGCAGATGCTGTCACTATATTTGCTCCATGGTCAAATGGCCTGAATATATAACCAGCTGCACCAAAAGTATTATCTACTACCAAGGGAATGTCATGTTTTTTAGCCACAGCTGCTATTGCTTCAAAATCCGGAATATTGAATTGAGGATTGCCAATCGTTTCCAGATATATGGCTTTAGTTTTATCATCAATCAAGGCTTCAAATTTTTCAGCGCTGTCACCTGATGCAAATCTGGCATCAATACCGATGCGCTTGAAAGCAACTTTAAACTGATTGTACGTACCACCATACAGAAATGATGTACTCACAAAATTATCACCTGCCTGCAATATGTTGTTTAGTGCAAGAAACTGTGCTGCCTGACCGGACGCCGTTGCCACAGCTGCTACACCACCTTCCAGAGCGGCAATTCTTTGCTCAAAAACATCGGTGGTAGGATTCATGATACGTGTGAATATATTTCCAAATTCCCTGAGGG
Proteins encoded in this region:
- a CDS encoding O-acetylhomoserine aminocarboxypropyltransferase/cysteine synthase gives rise to the protein MSNNKNYKFETLQLHAGQQPDPTTGSRAVPIYQTTSYVFKNAEHGANLFALREFGNIFTRIMNPTTDVFEQRIAALEGGVAAVATASGQAAQFLALNNILQAGDNFVSTSFLYGGTYNQFKVAFKRIGIDARFASGDSAEKFEALIDDKTKAIYLETIGNPQFNIPDFEAIAAVAKKHDIPLVVDNTFGAAGYIFRPFDHGANIVTASATKWIGGHGTSIGGIIVDGGNYNWGNGKFPQFSEPSEGYHGLVFSDIFGINNPLGLPNIAFAIRVRVEGLRDFGPALSPFNSFQLIQGLETLSLRVQRTLDNAFELAHWLSIHPQVENVNYPGLEDSKYHKLAKKYLKNGFGGVLSFNLKGDKADAEEFINSLTLVSHLANVGDAKTLIIQPSATTHQQLSDIEQLSAGVQPNLLRVSVGIEHIDDIKNDFIDAFKAVKTNQETRKAKENVLAN
- a CDS encoding HAMP domain-containing histidine kinase, which translates into the protein MKYLSYGVMIYMLLALIWWTVLLSKNNELLFNRNLEVQNIQILDIAGLSDQDKVTYNRIKDEYQTKKHMIFGEGLVFGISLIIGMWLIQKAYNKEIENNKKQKNFLLSITHELKTPITSIGLISETLIRRKLNPDAQAHMLESINIENKRLETLVSNLLMATQLDNNYNFNFEKVSPSGLLEKIKQTISITFPEVRIDLNQKEEIQEIECDAESIISVFSNIIQNSIKYSESPAIIQIDIKNYKTQVEIIFSDQGSGIPENEKTKVLQQFYRIGNEDTRKTNGTGLGLYIVKKIVDGHKGSIVIKDNVPHGTSISILLPINQNP
- a CDS encoding class I SAM-dependent methyltransferase; this encodes MFEFHSDKSRYFEMQRVVTHDDIIPFIERNTGACSGKRVLEIGCAEAGVLKAFIDKGNIGTGVELASYRYESAKLFLKNELEDGRFFIINKNIYDINDPAAEFGSLFDIIVLKDVIEHIPDQPKFINRLKLFLKPQGVIFFAYPPWWMPFGGHQQLCVTKLLEKLPWFHLFPSFFYKFILKSFGESEATINELLSIKSTGIIIETLHSILKNEKFEVIDEQFWFINPIYRMKFGLKSRLVPSLLAYIPYLRNFYTTTHYILFKMK
- the metX gene encoding homoserine O-acetyltransferase, whose amino-acid sequence is MNYFHYKNKFLLESGEILPEITLAYHTFGSINEQRDNVVWVVHALTANSNPMEWWPGVVGKGCVIDPERHFIICANCLGSPYGSTNALSENPATGNPYFHSFPMVTIRDIAKCHELLRLHLGIEKIRLLTGASMGGQQALEWTVMSPNAFEYCLLIATNAKHSPWGIAFNESQRLAIEADQTWLEDRPDAGLKGLLAARSIALLSYRSSQGYNKTQVDDEDKLDGFRVNSYQRYQGQKLVNRFDAFSYWTLSKAMDSHNIGRNRGGIESALSSIKAKTTILGIETDILFPLEEQQFLYRFIPNARLDVIHSDLGHDGFLTESTKVTQVIKGVMG
- a CDS encoding DUF4918 family protein translates to MTIADKILHFLARVEYDGALPDGIRIMNPYRENEDIRNICLSFYMKFYNDNQPRALILGINPGRLGAGATGIPFTDTKRLFDGCGIHHDKFSTHEPSSVFIYEMIKAYGGAEKFYRRFYINSVCPLGFVKVNAGKPINYNYYDSKELESAVRDFIINNIRTQISIAEKSDICYCLGTGKNYHYLNKLNSQFHFFKEIIPLEHPRYIMQYRSKHKDNYIDDYIRKFQV
- a CDS encoding response regulator transcription factor; this translates as MRILLVEDEEHIRKVIKVNLEIEGYEVIATDNGRKALEIIENQHFELLILDVMLPEVNGFQICEQVRLRNPEVGIVIVSAKDTSTDRITGLKLGADDYLTKPFNLEELLLRVDKIIKRKSSENAKEARSYSWHGNKIDFITYQASGINHTVTMTKKEALLLKLLIERKNEVVSRQQILQTVWGYDVFPSTRTIDNFILSFRKYFEPDPKCPVYFHSVRGIGYRFTPETS
- a CDS encoding enoyl-CoA hydratase/isomerase family protein, yielding MQDNVLLIEKKDQFYILTINRPDALNALNKDVFDALDTFFTRYNKDYTIKGIVITGSGSKAFVAGADIKEFASLDQTQGRMLSKKGQDILFKIERFHVPVIAAVNGFALGGGCELAMACHIRVAGNHAKFGQPEVNLGLVPGYGGSQRLIQLIGKGKALELLLTADMVDAVTAHHLSLVNHIVESGQEVHKSLEILSKISTKGPLAVTQCISLVNAYYDKGVDGFEQEYNDFGSTLSSDDAKEGARAFVEKRKPEFKAQ